One segment of Mycolicibacterium neworleansense DNA contains the following:
- a CDS encoding alpha/beta hydrolase yields the protein MTSREPAWEPDVLPGFWQQTIDAGPDPDGEGDLVATLVRRGEAGTAPDGKGHAVLALHGYTDYFFHTELADRFADRGFSFYALDLPKCGRSRHDGQTPHFTTDLARYDTQIERALESIAADTGNATVCLYGHSAGGLILTLFADRLRRRGRLATHHVGGLVLNSPFFDLHGPAILRTAPTSAALIALARLRKLSVVRKPTEGGYGTTLHRDYGGEFDYNLEWKPLGGFPVTFGWINAIRRGQARLHRGLDVGVPNLILRSDRSVTETSDPAAMQRGDAVLDVSQIARWSGCVGNHTTVAPITDAKHDVFLSVADSRAAAYRELDRWLDYYLSLQTRPSTTSSG from the coding sequence GTGACGTCACGGGAGCCCGCCTGGGAGCCGGATGTACTGCCGGGGTTCTGGCAGCAGACCATCGACGCAGGGCCTGATCCCGACGGCGAAGGCGACCTGGTCGCCACGCTGGTGCGCCGCGGCGAGGCCGGCACGGCGCCCGACGGCAAGGGCCATGCCGTGCTGGCTTTGCACGGCTACACCGACTACTTCTTCCACACCGAGCTGGCCGACCGATTCGCCGACCGCGGGTTCTCGTTCTACGCGCTGGATCTGCCCAAGTGCGGACGCTCCCGGCACGATGGCCAGACCCCGCACTTCACCACCGATCTGGCACGCTACGACACCCAGATAGAGCGTGCCCTGGAGTCCATCGCCGCCGACACCGGCAATGCCACGGTGTGCCTGTACGGGCATTCCGCGGGTGGACTGATCCTCACCTTGTTCGCCGACCGGCTGCGCCGTCGAGGGCGGCTGGCCACCCATCACGTCGGCGGGCTGGTGCTCAACAGCCCGTTCTTCGATCTGCACGGGCCGGCGATCCTGCGCACCGCGCCCACCTCGGCCGCCCTGATCGCCCTGGCCCGCCTGCGCAAGCTGTCGGTGGTCCGCAAGCCCACCGAAGGCGGCTACGGCACCACGCTGCACCGCGACTACGGCGGCGAGTTCGACTACAACCTGGAGTGGAAACCGTTGGGAGGCTTCCCCGTCACCTTCGGGTGGATCAATGCGATCCGCCGCGGGCAGGCCCGCCTGCACCGCGGCCTGGACGTCGGGGTGCCGAACCTCATCCTCCGGTCGGACCGCAGTGTCACCGAAACCTCCGACCCCGCGGCGATGCAGCGCGGCGATGCCGTACTCGATGTCAGCCAGATCGCGCGGTGGTCCGGTTGCGTGGGCAACCACACCACGGTAGCTCCGATCACCGATGCCAAACACGACGTCTTCCTGTCGGTAGCCGATTCCCGGGCCGCGGCCTACCGCGAGCTCGACCGGTGGCTCGATTACTACCTGAGCCTGCAAACCCGTCCCAGCACAACATCTTCCGGATAG
- the mtr gene encoding mycothione reductase, which produces MEHYDLTIIGTGSGNSILDERYAGKKVAICEQGTFGGTCLNVGCIPTKMFVYAADVADTIKDSAKYGIDSHIDKVRWPDVVSRVFGRIDPIAAGGEDYRRNDPDITVYASHTRFGPKTADGRYTLRTEAGDEFSSDQVVIAAGSRAYVPPAIVDCGVTYYTSDDIMRIPELPEHLVIVGGGFVSAEFAHVFSALGVRVTVVVRGDCLLSHCDETICRRFSALAAEKWDVRTHENVIGSHHEGDQIVLELDDGKTLPADMLLVATGRVPNGDLLDAELAGVEIDEDGLVIVDEYQRTTARGIFALGDVSSDYQLKHVANHESRVVRENLLHDWDDTEAMVRSDHRFVPSAVFTEPQIAMVGLTEEEARDEGYDVVTKIQAYGDTAYGWAMEDTTGIAKLIGDRATGKILGAHIMGYQASAIIQPLIQAMSFGQTAREIARGQYWIHPALPEVIENALLGLTD; this is translated from the coding sequence ATGGAGCATTACGATCTGACGATCATCGGCACCGGCTCCGGCAACAGCATCCTCGACGAGCGCTACGCCGGAAAGAAGGTCGCGATCTGCGAGCAGGGCACGTTCGGCGGGACCTGCCTCAACGTGGGCTGCATCCCCACCAAGATGTTCGTCTACGCCGCTGACGTAGCGGACACGATCAAGGACAGCGCCAAGTACGGCATCGATTCCCACATCGACAAGGTGCGCTGGCCCGATGTCGTGTCGCGGGTGTTCGGCCGGATCGACCCGATCGCTGCCGGCGGTGAGGACTACCGCCGCAACGACCCGGACATCACGGTGTACGCCAGCCACACCCGGTTCGGGCCCAAGACCGCCGACGGCCGCTACACGCTGCGCACCGAGGCCGGTGATGAATTCAGCAGCGATCAGGTGGTGATCGCGGCCGGGTCCCGCGCCTACGTCCCGCCGGCCATCGTGGACTGCGGTGTCACGTACTACACCAGCGACGACATCATGCGAATCCCCGAGCTGCCCGAGCACCTGGTGATCGTGGGCGGCGGATTCGTCTCGGCCGAGTTCGCCCACGTGTTCTCGGCATTGGGCGTGCGGGTCACCGTCGTGGTGCGTGGCGACTGCCTGCTCAGCCATTGCGACGAGACAATCTGCCGGCGGTTCAGCGCGCTGGCCGCCGAGAAGTGGGACGTGCGGACGCACGAGAACGTGATCGGCTCGCACCACGAGGGTGACCAGATCGTCCTGGAGCTCGACGACGGCAAGACGCTGCCCGCCGACATGCTGCTGGTGGCCACCGGCCGGGTCCCCAACGGTGACCTGCTCGATGCCGAACTCGCCGGCGTGGAGATCGACGAGGACGGCCTGGTCATCGTCGACGAATATCAACGCACCACGGCGCGTGGCATTTTCGCGCTCGGTGACGTGTCCTCGGACTACCAGCTCAAGCATGTGGCCAACCACGAGTCACGGGTGGTCAGGGAGAACCTGCTGCACGACTGGGATGACACCGAGGCGATGGTGCGCAGCGATCACCGGTTCGTGCCGTCGGCGGTGTTCACCGAACCGCAGATCGCCATGGTCGGGTTGACCGAGGAGGAGGCCCGCGACGAGGGCTATGACGTCGTGACCAAGATTCAGGCCTACGGAGACACCGCGTACGGCTGGGCGATGGAAGACACCACCGGCATCGCCAAGCTGATCGGTGATCGAGCCACCGGCAAGATCCTGGGTGCCCACATCATGGGCTACCAGGCATCTGCGATCATCCAGCCGCTCATCCAGGCCATGAGCTTCGGGCAGACCGCCCGAGAGATCGCCCGGGGCCAGTACTGGATCCATCCGGCGCTGCCCGAGGTGATCGAGAACGCGCTGCTGGGCCTGACCGACTAG
- the nicT gene encoding Nickel transporter NicT, with product MATRFDRADWISIAAVSGFVVLLHVIGWGVLIFGVAPQHITLGSAGVFGVGLGVTAYLLGVRHAFDADHIAVIDNTTRKLVGEGTRSVSAGFWFSLGHSSVVFGLALLLALGVHALAGPVQDDESAMLQTLGLVGSLVAGTFLILVGLTNLFAAVGIAKVFRAMRSGEYDEAELERQLDSRGFLARLLGRVMRRVNKPWHLYPVGFLMGLGFDTASQVALLVLAAGTAAFTLPWYAMLVLPVLFAAGMSLFDSLDGIFMARAYGWAFLQPVRKVYYNLTVTVLSVIVALVVGVIVLTGLLVERLGITTGPLAFVGSADLEFVGFAIVGLFVVSWIVALGIWRFGRIEQRWAARA from the coding sequence ATGGCAACCCGTTTCGACCGCGCCGACTGGATCTCGATCGCCGCAGTCAGCGGATTCGTGGTGCTCCTGCATGTCATCGGTTGGGGCGTACTGATCTTCGGGGTGGCGCCGCAACACATCACGCTTGGTTCGGCGGGGGTGTTCGGCGTCGGTCTCGGCGTGACCGCGTACCTCCTGGGCGTGCGGCATGCCTTCGACGCCGACCACATCGCCGTGATCGACAACACCACCCGGAAACTGGTCGGCGAAGGCACCCGGTCGGTGTCGGCGGGCTTCTGGTTCTCACTGGGGCATTCCAGCGTGGTGTTCGGGCTGGCTCTGCTGCTCGCTCTCGGCGTGCACGCGCTCGCCGGCCCGGTACAGGACGACGAGTCGGCGATGCTGCAGACCCTCGGTCTGGTCGGGTCGCTGGTGGCCGGAACGTTCCTCATCCTGGTCGGGCTGACGAATCTGTTTGCCGCGGTGGGGATCGCCAAGGTCTTCCGGGCCATGCGCAGCGGTGAGTACGACGAGGCCGAGCTGGAGCGTCAGCTCGACAGCCGGGGTTTCCTGGCGCGCCTGCTGGGCCGGGTGATGCGGCGCGTCAACAAGCCCTGGCACCTGTACCCGGTGGGCTTCCTGATGGGGCTGGGCTTCGACACCGCCAGCCAGGTCGCGCTGCTGGTACTGGCGGCGGGAACGGCGGCCTTCACGCTGCCCTGGTACGCCATGCTGGTACTGCCCGTGCTGTTCGCGGCCGGGATGAGCCTGTTCGACAGCCTGGACGGAATCTTCATGGCCCGGGCCTACGGCTGGGCCTTCCTGCAGCCGGTCCGCAAGGTGTACTACAACCTGACCGTCACCGTGCTGTCGGTGATCGTCGCCCTCGTCGTCGGCGTGATCGTGCTGACCGGCCTGCTGGTCGAGCGCCTCGGCATCACGACGGGGCCGTTGGCGTTCGTCGGCTCGGCCGACCTGGAGTTCGTCGGATTCGCGATCGTCGGGCTTTTCGTGGTGAGCTGGATTGTGGCCCTGGGGATCTGGCGGTTCGGCCGGATCGAGCAGCGCTGGGCCGCCCGGGCCTAG
- a CDS encoding ArsR/SmtB family transcription factor, with product MDQHGKQVQVERASSALADVDTAGWAQRFDLLSDPHRLEILLGLHRAPGICVSDLAAALGRSENAVSQALRVLREQGWVTCTRTGRTVNYRLDDETVHDLLHWIGARHG from the coding sequence GTGGACCAGCACGGTAAACAGGTCCAGGTCGAGCGCGCGTCGTCGGCCCTGGCCGACGTCGACACCGCGGGGTGGGCGCAGCGCTTCGATCTGTTGTCCGATCCGCACCGGCTGGAGATCCTGCTGGGCCTGCACCGGGCCCCGGGGATCTGCGTCAGCGATCTGGCCGCCGCCCTCGGCCGCTCGGAAAACGCTGTGTCCCAGGCTTTGCGGGTGCTGCGGGAACAGGGTTGGGTCACCTGCACCCGGACCGGACGCACGGTGAATTACCGCCTCGACGACGAGACCGTGCATGACCTGTTGCACTGGATCGGCGCCCGGCACGGCTGA
- a CDS encoding FadR/GntR family transcriptional regulator, whose translation MTAEPDPQQPTAGALLRPVRLGNAFEDTVGRLLETIRLGVLGPGESLPPERELAARLGVSRDTVREAIKSLADAGYLVSKRGRYGGTFLAAELPALPTTSHRPTREEIDDALRLREILEVGAARMAAGRTLSAAERDGLWSRLADVRAAEPDDYRRLDSRLHLAIAEAAGSPSLVSLVAENRMRVNALLDQIPLLPRNIAHSDEQHEEIVMAILAGDSERAAAAMLAHVGGSSALLHGFLD comes from the coding sequence ATGACAGCCGAACCGGATCCACAGCAGCCGACCGCCGGCGCACTGCTGCGTCCGGTTCGGCTGGGCAATGCCTTCGAGGACACCGTCGGCCGGTTGCTCGAGACGATCCGTCTCGGGGTGCTGGGCCCCGGGGAGTCCTTGCCTCCCGAGCGTGAGCTGGCCGCGCGCCTGGGGGTCAGCCGCGACACGGTCCGGGAAGCCATCAAATCGCTGGCCGATGCCGGTTACCTGGTGTCCAAACGAGGGCGGTACGGCGGCACGTTCCTGGCCGCAGAATTGCCTGCACTGCCCACGACCAGTCACCGCCCCACACGCGAGGAGATCGACGACGCGTTGCGGTTGCGCGAGATCCTGGAGGTCGGGGCGGCCCGGATGGCGGCCGGGCGAACATTGAGCGCGGCCGAGCGGGACGGATTGTGGTCGCGGCTGGCCGATGTCCGTGCAGCCGAGCCCGACGACTACCGGCGTCTGGATTCGCGACTGCATCTGGCCATCGCCGAGGCGGCGGGTTCGCCGTCGCTGGTGTCCCTGGTCGCCGAGAACCGGATGCGGGTCAACGCCCTGCTCGATCAGATCCCGCTGTTGCCCCGCAATATCGCCCACTCCGACGAACAGCACGAAGAGATCGTCATGGCGATCCTGGCCGGCGACAGCGAGCGTGCCGCCGCGGCCATGCTGGCCCATGTCGGGGGATCGTCGGCATTGCTGCACGGCTTTCTGGATTAG
- a CDS encoding 3-oxoacyl-ACP reductase, which translates to MDLTQRLAGKVAVITGGASGIGLAAGRRLRAEGATIVVGDIDPATGEAAAEELDGLFVAVDVSDQDAVDHLFDTAAATFGAVDIAFNNAGISPPADDLIETTELPAWQRVQDINLKSVYLSCRAALRHMVPAGKGSIINTASFVAVMGSATSQISYTASKGGVLAMSRELGVQYARQGIRVNALCPGPVNTPLLQELFAKDPERAARRLVHIPLGRFAEPEELAAAVAFLASDDASFITGSTFLVDGGISSAYVTPL; encoded by the coding sequence ATGGATCTGACCCAACGCCTGGCCGGCAAGGTTGCCGTCATCACCGGTGGCGCCAGCGGCATCGGTCTGGCCGCCGGACGCCGGCTGCGCGCCGAGGGCGCCACGATCGTGGTGGGCGACATCGACCCCGCCACCGGCGAGGCCGCCGCCGAGGAGCTCGACGGACTGTTCGTCGCCGTGGATGTGTCCGATCAGGATGCCGTCGACCATCTCTTCGACACTGCCGCAGCCACATTCGGTGCGGTCGACATCGCGTTCAACAACGCCGGGATCTCACCGCCCGCAGATGACCTGATCGAGACCACCGAACTGCCGGCCTGGCAGCGGGTGCAGGACATCAACCTGAAATCGGTGTACCTGTCCTGCCGGGCGGCGCTGCGTCACATGGTGCCCGCGGGCAAGGGCTCGATCATCAACACCGCATCGTTCGTGGCGGTGATGGGGTCGGCCACCTCCCAGATCTCCTACACCGCGTCCAAGGGCGGCGTCCTGGCGATGTCGCGCGAGCTCGGGGTGCAGTACGCGCGGCAGGGAATCCGGGTCAACGCCCTGTGCCCGGGTCCGGTCAACACCCCACTGCTGCAGGAGCTGTTCGCCAAGGATCCCGAGCGGGCCGCGCGGCGTCTGGTGCACATTCCGCTGGGCCGATTCGCCGAGCCCGAGGAGCTGGCCGCCGCGGTGGCGTTCCTGGCCAGTGACGACGCATCCTTCATCACGGGCTCGACATTTTTGGTCGACGGCGGCATCAGCTCCGCCTACGTGACGCCGCTGTGA
- a CDS encoding gamma-glutamyl-gamma-aminobutyrate hydrolase family protein, with protein MTTYLQQAQTGVWDVQASFLPQIYFEGVTRAGGIAVLLPPQPVNGEITDRVLERIDGLIITGGPDVDPARYGQQPHPATNTPAVERDAWEFALLESALRRGIPVLGVCRGAQVLNAALGGTLHQHLPDVIGHTHHQKGNAIFGTSAVHTVPGTRLAALIGETSDAQCYHHQAIDRIGDGLVVSARDADGVIEAVELPGDGFVVGVQWHPEETLDDLRLFAAVVEAARTYATERIS; from the coding sequence ATGACCACCTATCTGCAGCAGGCGCAGACCGGGGTCTGGGATGTACAGGCCAGCTTCCTGCCCCAAATCTACTTCGAAGGCGTCACCCGCGCCGGCGGCATCGCGGTCCTGTTGCCGCCGCAGCCGGTGAACGGCGAGATCACCGACCGGGTCCTCGAACGCATCGACGGCCTGATCATCACCGGCGGCCCCGACGTCGATCCGGCGCGGTACGGACAACAGCCGCACCCGGCCACCAACACCCCAGCCGTCGAGCGTGATGCCTGGGAGTTCGCACTTCTGGAATCGGCGCTGCGAAGAGGCATTCCGGTGCTCGGCGTGTGCCGGGGAGCTCAGGTGCTCAACGCCGCGCTGGGTGGCACCTTGCACCAGCACCTGCCCGACGTCATCGGTCACACCCATCATCAGAAGGGAAACGCCATCTTCGGCACGTCGGCGGTGCACACGGTGCCCGGCACCCGGCTGGCGGCCCTCATCGGTGAAACCTCGGACGCGCAGTGCTACCACCACCAGGCGATCGATCGAATCGGTGACGGATTGGTGGTCAGCGCCCGCGACGCCGACGGTGTGATCGAGGCGGTCGAGCTGCCCGGCGACGGCTTCGTGGTCGGGGTGCAATGGCACCCGGAGGAGACCCTCGACGATCTGCGGTTGTTCGCCGCCGTCGTCGAGGCGGCCAGAACATATGCGACAGAGAGGATCTCATGA
- a CDS encoding glutamine synthetase family protein, whose amino-acid sequence MSQNPGMLARADLEQRVAAGEIDTVILAFCDMQGRLTGKRVSGRLFVEEVAAHGAECCNYLLAVDVDMNTVGGYSMSSWDTGYGDMVMTADFSTLRLIPWLPGTALVMADLSWLDGRPVEQAPRSILNRQIDRLTERKLVPYVGTELEFMVFDNTFREAWAAGYRDLTPATDYNVDYAMMASTRMEPLLRDIRLGMEGAGLYCEGVKGECNLGQQEIAFRYDHARNTCDNHTIYKNGAKEIADQHGKSLTFMAKFDEREGNSCHIHISLRGQDGSPVFADESGPHGMSPMFRSFIAGQLATLRELTLFYAPNINSYKRFADGSFAPTAIAWGMDNRTCALRVVGHGSSLRVECRAPGGDVNQYLAVSALIAGGLYGIDHELELPDALPGNAYASEAQRLPTTLAEAAELFAKSEVARAAFGDDVVEHYLNNARIELAAFNSAVTDWERVRGFERL is encoded by the coding sequence ATGAGCCAGAACCCCGGCATGCTGGCACGAGCCGACTTGGAGCAAAGGGTGGCGGCGGGCGAGATCGACACCGTGATCCTCGCCTTCTGCGACATGCAGGGCCGGCTCACCGGCAAGCGGGTTTCGGGTCGGCTGTTCGTCGAGGAGGTCGCCGCTCACGGCGCTGAATGTTGCAACTATCTGCTCGCGGTCGATGTCGACATGAACACCGTCGGCGGCTATTCGATGTCGAGCTGGGACACCGGGTACGGCGACATGGTGATGACCGCCGACTTCAGCACTCTGCGGTTGATTCCGTGGCTGCCCGGCACCGCGCTGGTGATGGCGGATCTGTCCTGGCTGGACGGTCGCCCCGTCGAGCAGGCGCCCCGCAGCATCCTGAACCGCCAGATTGACCGGTTGACCGAGCGGAAGCTGGTGCCCTATGTCGGCACTGAACTCGAATTCATGGTGTTCGACAACACTTTCCGCGAGGCCTGGGCCGCCGGGTACCGCGACCTGACGCCGGCCACCGACTACAACGTGGACTACGCCATGATGGCGTCCACCCGGATGGAGCCGTTGCTGCGCGATATCCGCCTCGGCATGGAGGGCGCCGGACTGTACTGCGAGGGCGTCAAGGGGGAGTGCAACCTGGGCCAGCAGGAGATCGCGTTCCGCTACGACCATGCCCGCAACACCTGCGACAACCACACCATCTACAAGAACGGCGCCAAGGAGATCGCCGACCAGCACGGCAAGAGCCTGACGTTCATGGCGAAATTCGATGAGCGCGAGGGCAACAGCTGCCACATCCATATCTCGCTGCGCGGCCAGGACGGGTCACCGGTCTTCGCCGACGAGTCAGGCCCGCACGGGATGTCACCGATGTTCCGCAGCTTCATCGCCGGCCAATTGGCCACGCTGCGCGAGCTGACATTGTTCTATGCGCCGAACATCAACTCCTACAAGAGGTTCGCCGACGGCAGTTTTGCGCCAACGGCCATCGCCTGGGGCATGGACAATCGGACCTGCGCGTTGCGTGTGGTGGGGCACGGATCGAGCTTGCGGGTGGAATGCCGGGCGCCCGGCGGTGACGTCAACCAGTACCTGGCGGTGTCGGCGCTGATCGCGGGCGGCCTGTACGGAATCGATCATGAACTGGAACTGCCCGACGCGCTGCCGGGTAATGCCTATGCCAGTGAGGCGCAACGGTTGCCCACCACCCTGGCCGAGGCGGCCGAGTTGTTCGCGAAGTCCGAGGTGGCACGGGCGGCGTTCGGGGACGACGTCGTCGAGCACTACTTGAACAATGCGCGAATCGAACTGGCCGCCTTCAATTCCGCGGTGACCGACTGGGAAAGGGTGCGCGGTTTTGAACGGCTCTGA
- a CDS encoding amino acid permease — MPEGHEELTEHLSDDEQHLAKLGYVQELQRSWSGFSNFAISFSIISILAGCFTSFGLGWNNGGPAAIAWGWPIVSVFILIIGFCLAELVSAYPTSGGIYWWASKLGGAKAGFYTGWLNLIGLIAILASVSYGSATFLDLTLGTFSESWLAGYSLTRVFIMFLIILAVSAVINIFSSHLLAVINNISVWWHVAGATAVIAILWLLPDQHASVSDVFAKTINNSGIFSGSTSGWGFLLFVLPISAILTQYTITGYDASAHLSEETKSAANAAAKGIWQSIFYSAIGGWILLLSFLFAVQNSDEVSANGGAVATIFTQALGSKWAGVVLLIATAGQLFCTTACQTSASRMLFAFSRDRAVPGHQLWSKVSATRVPANAVIITAVIAAIITLPAIVPVKIPVNGVEVPSPVAFYAVVSIGVVGLYLCFAVPIYYRWKAGDAFEQGRWNVGNKYKWMAPVAIVEIIVTSIIAMFPTSLGGMPWDPSFQWKFVNYTPLLVGGVLVLLFIYWEVSVKHWFTGPIKQVDAATADLPG; from the coding sequence ATGCCCGAGGGGCACGAAGAACTCACCGAACACCTCTCCGACGACGAACAACATCTCGCCAAGCTCGGTTACGTCCAGGAACTGCAACGCTCCTGGTCGGGATTCTCCAACTTCGCCATCTCGTTCTCGATCATCTCGATCCTGGCCGGCTGCTTCACGTCGTTCGGGTTGGGCTGGAACAACGGCGGCCCGGCTGCCATCGCCTGGGGCTGGCCGATCGTCTCGGTCTTCATCCTGATCATCGGCTTCTGTCTGGCCGAACTGGTCTCCGCATATCCCACCTCGGGCGGAATCTATTGGTGGGCCTCCAAACTCGGCGGCGCCAAGGCCGGCTTCTACACCGGCTGGCTGAACCTCATCGGCCTGATCGCGATCCTGGCTTCGGTGTCCTACGGCAGCGCGACCTTCCTGGATCTCACGCTGGGCACGTTCAGTGAATCCTGGCTGGCCGGCTACAGCCTGACCCGGGTGTTCATCATGTTCCTGATCATCTTGGCGGTCTCGGCCGTGATCAACATCTTCTCGTCACACCTGCTGGCGGTCATCAACAACATCTCGGTGTGGTGGCATGTCGCGGGCGCCACCGCCGTGATCGCGATCCTGTGGCTGCTCCCCGACCAACACGCAAGCGTCTCCGACGTTTTCGCCAAGACCATCAACAACTCCGGGATCTTCTCCGGCTCCACGTCCGGTTGGGGCTTCCTGCTGTTCGTGCTGCCGATCTCGGCGATCCTCACGCAGTACACGATCACCGGCTACGACGCATCGGCTCACCTGTCCGAAGAGACCAAGAGCGCCGCCAATGCCGCCGCGAAGGGTATCTGGCAGTCGATCTTCTACTCGGCGATCGGCGGCTGGATCCTGTTGCTGTCCTTCCTGTTCGCGGTGCAGAACTCCGACGAGGTATCGGCCAACGGTGGTGCGGTGGCGACCATCTTCACCCAGGCACTGGGATCGAAGTGGGCCGGCGTCGTGCTGCTGATCGCCACCGCGGGCCAGCTGTTCTGCACCACCGCCTGCCAGACCAGCGCATCGCGCATGCTGTTCGCCTTCAGCCGAGACCGCGCCGTCCCCGGGCACCAACTCTGGTCGAAGGTCAGTGCCACGCGCGTGCCCGCCAACGCCGTGATCATCACCGCGGTGATCGCGGCGATCATCACCCTGCCCGCCATCGTTCCGGTGAAGATTCCGGTCAACGGCGTGGAAGTGCCTTCACCGGTCGCGTTCTACGCGGTCGTCTCGATCGGCGTGGTCGGGCTGTACCTGTGCTTCGCGGTGCCGATCTACTACCGGTGGAAGGCCGGCGACGCGTTCGAGCAGGGTCGGTGGAACGTCGGCAACAAGTACAAGTGGATGGCGCCGGTGGCGATCGTCGAGATCATCGTCACCTCGATCATCGCGATGTTCCCGACCTCGCTGGGCGGTATGCCGTGGGATCCGAGCTTCCAATGGAAGTTCGTGAACTACACCCCGCTCCTGGTCGGTGGCGTGCTGGTCCTGCTGTTCATCTACTGGGAAGTCTCGGTGAAGCACTGGTTCACCGGACCGATCAAGCAGGTCGACGCCGCGACCGCCGATCTGCCCGGCTGA